In a genomic window of Streptomyces roseoviridis:
- a CDS encoding carbon-nitrogen family hydrolase has translation MRASLIQIAVNPDETVETRRARVARLVREERGAAELVVLPELWTTGAFAYEDFVAEAEPLKGPTYEAMSAAARDAEVWLHAGSVVEAAGGALYNTSLVFSPDGELAASYRKIHRFGFDKGEAVMMAAGTDLVTVGLPGLTAGLATCYDLRFPELFRGLVDAGAQLLVVPAGWPARRLGHWTLLARARAVENQSYVLACGTAGTHAGVEQAGHSLVVDPWGEVLAEAGPDEETLRVTLDPAKVTATREQFPALKDRVL, from the coding sequence GTGCGCGCCTCACTGATCCAGATCGCGGTGAATCCGGACGAGACGGTCGAAACGCGGCGCGCCCGTGTGGCGCGGCTGGTGCGGGAGGAACGCGGCGCCGCCGAGCTGGTCGTCCTCCCGGAGCTGTGGACGACGGGCGCCTTCGCCTACGAGGACTTCGTCGCCGAGGCGGAGCCGCTGAAGGGCCCCACGTACGAGGCGATGTCCGCCGCCGCGCGCGACGCGGAGGTCTGGCTGCACGCCGGTTCGGTCGTCGAGGCCGCGGGCGGCGCCCTCTACAACACCTCGCTGGTCTTCTCCCCCGACGGCGAACTCGCCGCGAGCTACCGGAAGATCCACCGCTTCGGCTTCGACAAGGGCGAGGCGGTGATGATGGCGGCCGGCACCGACCTGGTCACCGTCGGCCTGCCGGGGCTCACCGCCGGCCTCGCCACCTGCTACGACCTGCGCTTCCCCGAGCTCTTCCGCGGCCTCGTCGACGCCGGTGCCCAGCTCCTCGTCGTCCCGGCGGGCTGGCCCGCCCGGCGCCTCGGCCACTGGACCCTGCTGGCGCGGGCCCGGGCCGTCGAGAACCAGTCGTACGTCCTGGCCTGCGGCACCGCCGGCACCCACGCGGGGGTCGAACAGGCCGGTCACTCGCTGGTCGTCGACCCGTGGGGAGAGGTCCTCGCGGAGGCCGGCCCCGACGAGGAGACCCTGCGCGTCACCCTCGACCCGGCGAAGGTCACGGCCACCCGCGAGCAGTTCCCGGCGCTGAAGGACCGGGTCCTGTAG